A portion of the Desulfurobacterium atlanticum genome contains these proteins:
- a CDS encoding 4Fe-4S dicluster domain-containing protein, translating into MSSRRDFFKELFTSITKAAAELAYEVSKTTDNVVYPPGSGDEDRFTALCEKCGKCVDECKSGVLEKYSKLNPVLLDLPVMNFDNNYCEQCFTCIEVCQSNALSRENLKKFKYVAKLLKDKCVAFKEMFCLSCYWSCPNLDKAITIKNRSYPEFHSSECKGCGRCINACPTEPKSIIMVKVKNG; encoded by the coding sequence ATGAGTAGCAGAAGAGATTTTTTTAAAGAACTGTTTACTTCCATAACAAAAGCAGCAGCAGAATTAGCCTATGAGGTGTCAAAGACAACAGACAATGTTGTATATCCTCCTGGAAGCGGAGACGAAGATAGATTTACAGCTCTGTGTGAAAAATGTGGAAAATGCGTAGATGAGTGTAAAAGCGGTGTTCTTGAGAAATACAGTAAACTAAACCCAGTACTTCTTGACCTTCCTGTAATGAACTTTGACAACAACTACTGTGAACAGTGTTTCACCTGTATAGAGGTATGTCAATCAAACGCATTAAGCAGGGAGAACCTTAAAAAGTTCAAATACGTAGCAAAACTTTTAAAAGACAAATGTGTGGCTTTTAAAGAGATGTTCTGCCTTTCCTGCTACTGGAGCTGCCCGAATCTTGATAAAGCCATAACGATAAAAAATAGAAGTTATCCCGAATTTCACAGCAGCGAATGTAAGGGATGCGGAAGATGTATAAACGCCTGTCCCACAGAACCAAAATCCATAATCATGGTAAAGGTTAAAAATGGCTGA